TCTGAACGCTCGGGTGTCATTACATCAGTTACGTACCTCTCGACTCTCATAAATACCCATCTGGAAACGTACAGGGTTATATAAGTGCCGGGCGTTCAGTCCGGGACACGCTGCGGCCGCGCTGGTCGTGCCACGATCGGAACAATCTTCGACACACCGTCGTTCTTCCTCGACCACGGAAAAAGCCGCTCGGGACAGCCCGATCAGTGCAGCGTTCGGTCGACCTCTTCGAGGCCGCGGTCGTCTTTGGTCGTCGGGCCCGGAACGGCCTCCACCTCGACGTCGGAGGGGTCTTCGCCGACGTAGATGACGTTCGGATCGGAAGCGTTCTCGCGAAGCACGAACGTCTCGTCAGGGTACTCATCGAGGTACTCCTTGGGGTCGCCCTCCCCGTCCTCGAGTTCGCCGACCTTCTGCTGGAGGTACTGTCGCGGCGCGCTCTCGGGGTCGTTCAGGTCGCCGAACTGGATCGCGTCGACCGGGCAGACATCCTCGCAGGCGGTCGTCGAGCCGTCCTGTTCGTCGTCGAACTCGCGGTGGGCACAGAACGTGCACTTGCTACAGGAGCCGTCCGGTGGCGTCCCGGAGACCCACCGGCCCTGATCGTCGTATTTCTCGTCCTCGAACTCGGCGGTGACGTCGTCGAGGATCGGCTCGTAGTCCTCGTTGCTCTCGGGGTCGCCGAGGTAATCGGGCGCGCCGTCGTGGACGAAGGCGTTGACGTGGTACGGGCAGGCGACCTCGCAGTAGGCACAGCCCAGACAGGTGTCGTAATCACAGAGGACGCGACCGTTCTCGGTCTTGAACCGGGAGTTGTTCGGACAGACCTCGATGCAGGGCGCGTCGTCACAGTGCATGCACGGGCGCTGGATCGGATCGCACCCGTCCTCCTCGTTGGGGGCCCCCTCGTATTCCTTGTCCTCGCGCTGGAACCGGAAGACTTCCTGCCAGAAGTGTCCGTCGGGCGTGTTGTTCTCCTCCTTGCAGCCCTGGACACACCGGAGACACTTGATGCAGGTCTCGGTGTCGACGACCATGCCCATCTGGACGTCACCGCCGCTCTGGGCGGCCGCAGTGCCGCTACCGGAGACGAGATCGCCGGCCACGCTGCTGCCCGCGCCGGCTGTCACCGCCCCCGCCGCGAGCGCGCCCGTCGCCTTGAGCATGTCCCGTCGGGAGGACTTGCTCTCGGTCGGCGGGACGCCCGGCGTGGGCTCGGTGTCCGCCTGTGCGTCGCCCTGCAGGTCGACGCCGAACTCCTCGCGGACGTCGTCGACGTACTTCTCCTCGAAGGCCGCCCGCGAGAGCTCGCCGTTCGAGACCCGCCGCGCGTCGCGTGCCATCTG
This window of the Halapricum desulfuricans genome carries:
- a CDS encoding 4Fe-4S ferredoxin N-terminal domain-containing protein, with amino-acid sequence MNDNYDLDDIEDRAEERLAHVEFDTELGKQMARDARRVSNGELSRAAFEEKYVDDVREEFGVDLQGDAQADTEPTPGVPPTESKSSRRDMLKATGALAAGAVTAGAGSSVAGDLVSGSGTAAAQSGGDVQMGMVVDTETCIKCLRCVQGCKEENNTPDGHFWQEVFRFQREDKEYEGAPNEEDGCDPIQRPCMHCDDAPCIEVCPNNSRFKTENGRVLCDYDTCLGCAYCEVACPYHVNAFVHDGAPDYLGDPESNEDYEPILDDVTAEFEDEKYDDQGRWVSGTPPDGSCSKCTFCAHREFDDEQDGSTTACEDVCPVDAIQFGDLNDPESAPRQYLQQKVGELEDGEGDPKEYLDEYPDETFVLRENASDPNVIYVGEDPSDVEVEAVPGPTTKDDRGLEEVDRTLH